A stretch of the Bordetella genomosp. 8 genome encodes the following:
- a CDS encoding glycosyltransferase family 2 protein, with amino-acid sequence MVMYIESRTEAFAPRTLPADALPPRPEICDIRISCVVPCLNECDNLRVLLPALMSMLGKLCNSWEVVVTDDGSTDGTAELMQQWTAIAGFRYVRLSRNFGKEAALSAGLEASTGDVVISLDADMQHPPALIPEMLARWRAGADMVYAVRENRDSESWFKRAGSHLFYRMLSEGRGVDVPANAGDFRLMDRRVVQALNALPERTRFMKGLYAWVGFQAEALPYTPDERAHGTTHYSKRKLFKLAFAGLTAFTTWPLRLVSMIGLVFALLSFAYGVYLVVDFLMYGNAVSGWTTIVAALMFFAGINLLSLGVVGEYVGRIFDEVKGRPLYVVREQRGRVFTEKNNSR; translated from the coding sequence ATCGTCATGTACATCGAATCCCGCACTGAAGCGTTCGCGCCGCGCACGCTCCCCGCCGACGCCCTGCCTCCCCGGCCGGAAATCTGCGACATCCGAATTTCCTGCGTCGTTCCCTGCCTGAATGAATGCGACAACCTGCGCGTGCTGCTGCCCGCGCTGATGTCCATGCTGGGCAAGCTGTGCAATTCCTGGGAAGTCGTCGTCACCGATGACGGCAGCACGGACGGCACCGCGGAACTGATGCAGCAGTGGACGGCCATCGCCGGCTTCCGCTACGTGCGCCTGTCGCGCAACTTCGGCAAGGAAGCCGCGCTGAGCGCGGGCCTGGAGGCATCCACCGGCGACGTCGTCATCTCGCTGGATGCCGACATGCAGCATCCGCCCGCCCTGATCCCGGAAATGCTGGCGCGCTGGCGCGCCGGCGCGGACATGGTCTACGCCGTGCGCGAGAACCGCGATTCCGAGTCCTGGTTCAAGCGCGCCGGCTCGCATCTGTTCTATCGCATGCTCAGCGAAGGACGCGGGGTGGACGTGCCGGCGAACGCGGGCGACTTCCGTCTCATGGACCGCCGCGTGGTGCAGGCGCTGAACGCGCTGCCCGAGCGCACGCGCTTCATGAAAGGCCTGTACGCCTGGGTGGGATTCCAGGCCGAGGCGCTGCCCTATACGCCCGACGAGCGAGCGCATGGCACCACGCACTACAGCAAGCGCAAGCTGTTCAAGCTGGCCTTCGCCGGCCTGACGGCGTTCACCACCTGGCCGCTGCGCCTGGTGAGCATGATAGGCCTGGTCTTCGCGCTGCTGTCGTTCGCCTACGGGGTGTACCTGGTGGTGGACTTCCTGATGTACGGCAACGCGGTGTCCGGCTGGACCACCATCGTCGCCGCACTGATGTTCTTCGCGGGCATCAACCTGCTGTCCCTGGGGGTCGTCGGCGAATACGTCGGCCGCATCTTCGACGAAGTGAAGGGCCGTCCCCTGTATGTCGTGCGAGAACAGCGCGGCAGGGTCTTCACCGAAAAAAATAATTCCCGATAA
- a CDS encoding ArnT family glycosyltransferase, with translation MARVLDAWMRRLEALSRGWLFLLTGVWLVWLSWLRPMTLPDEGRYAGVAWEMMRSGDRIVPLLNGMPFFHKPPLYYWLASAAFDVFGVHPWAARLPSWLAAWAAAMAVYAFMRRYRGVRTATIALMVLATQPFFFGAAQFANLDMLVAGMITLTTVAGAATVLNATRGAPWRMLALATGVLAALGVLSKGLIGVVLPAGILFFWIVALRQWRGLAALLWPPAIVAFVVVCLPWFWAMQEDFSGFFNYFFIYQQFDRFAEATFNNREPFWFYLPVLAGLILPWTFWLGAVFRKAFWSRENGEAYAVRLLMGIWIAVVVAFFSLPASKLVGYVLPALAPLAVLVAEVIAAGLAGREADATRRGYRLCQAVAIAFCVLMTVFVAIYSSPTSAPLARRARPDFKPGDQIVMLHAYAYDLPMNMRDTRPAWVVDDWNNPEIPVRDNWRKELYDAGQFRPDVMKDTLISMHELQSRLCAAPAGQAFWFWGNPADDQEAYPALRGVAPFAVNGKRALWRVVPDAAFRSRYCDGTPKNG, from the coding sequence ATGGCGCGAGTACTCGATGCATGGATGCGCCGCCTGGAGGCGTTGTCCAGGGGATGGCTTTTCCTGCTGACCGGCGTGTGGCTGGTCTGGCTGTCATGGCTGCGGCCGATGACCCTCCCGGATGAAGGTCGTTACGCGGGCGTCGCCTGGGAAATGATGCGCAGCGGCGATCGCATCGTGCCGCTGTTGAACGGCATGCCGTTCTTTCACAAGCCGCCGCTCTACTACTGGCTGGCGTCGGCCGCCTTCGATGTGTTCGGCGTGCACCCCTGGGCGGCGCGCCTGCCCTCCTGGCTGGCCGCCTGGGCCGCGGCGATGGCCGTGTATGCCTTCATGCGGCGCTACCGCGGCGTGCGGACGGCCACCATCGCCCTGATGGTGCTGGCCACGCAGCCCTTCTTCTTTGGCGCCGCGCAGTTCGCCAACCTGGACATGCTGGTCGCGGGCATGATCACGCTGACCACCGTGGCTGGCGCCGCGACGGTGCTGAATGCCACGCGTGGCGCGCCCTGGCGCATGCTTGCCCTGGCGACGGGCGTACTGGCCGCGCTGGGCGTGCTTTCCAAGGGCCTGATCGGCGTGGTGCTGCCGGCCGGCATCCTGTTCTTCTGGATCGTCGCGCTGCGGCAGTGGCGCGGCCTGGCCGCGTTGCTGTGGCCGCCCGCCATCGTCGCCTTCGTGGTGGTGTGCCTGCCGTGGTTCTGGGCCATGCAGGAAGATTTCTCCGGCTTCTTCAACTATTTCTTCATCTACCAGCAGTTCGACCGTTTCGCCGAAGCCACCTTCAACAACCGCGAGCCCTTCTGGTTCTATCTTCCCGTGCTGGCGGGGCTGATCCTGCCCTGGACCTTCTGGCTGGGGGCGGTGTTCCGCAAGGCGTTCTGGTCGCGCGAGAACGGCGAGGCGTATGCTGTGCGGCTGCTGATGGGAATCTGGATCGCGGTGGTGGTGGCGTTCTTTTCGCTGCCGGCGTCCAAGCTGGTGGGCTATGTGCTGCCCGCGCTGGCGCCACTGGCCGTCCTGGTGGCCGAGGTCATCGCCGCCGGCCTGGCGGGCCGCGAGGCCGACGCGACGCGCCGCGGCTATCGCCTGTGCCAGGCGGTGGCGATCGCGTTCTGCGTGCTGATGACGGTGTTCGTCGCCATCTATTCGTCGCCCACGTCCGCGCCGCTGGCGCGGCGTGCGCGGCCCGACTTCAAGCCGGGCGACCAGATCGTCATGCTGCATGCCTACGCCTACGACCTGCCCATGAACATGCGCGACACGCGGCCGGCCTGGGTCGTGGACGACTGGAACAATCCTGAAATCCCCGTGCGCGACAATTGGCGCAAGGAACTTTATGACGCCGGCCAATTTCGTCCCGACGTGATGAAGGACACGCTGATCTCCATGCATGAACTGCAGTCGCGGCTGTGCGCCGCGCCGGCCGGGCAGGCCTTCTGGTTCTGGGGCAATCCGGCCGACGACCAGGAAGCCTATCCCGCCTTGCGCGGCGTCGCCCCGTTCGCGGTGAACGGCAAGCGCGCGCTGTGGCGCGTCGTGCCCGACGCTGCGTTCAGGTCGCGCTACTGCGACGGAACGCCCAAAAACGGCTGA